A single genomic interval of Zingiber officinale cultivar Zhangliang chromosome 4A, Zo_v1.1, whole genome shotgun sequence harbors:
- the LOC121972720 gene encoding peroxidase 5-like — protein MALCSLTRASAASKLRVGFYAQTCPRAEALVREAFDDAVRKTDDIGADLLRMHFHDCFVRGCDGSILIASANGNTAEKDADINQTIEEEAFQVVDNAKASLEAACPGVVSCADILAYVARDSVAHYGGGFYDVPAGRRDGRISLATDTSENIPRHNFTLDQLTRVFASKGLTQSEMITLSGAHTIGIVHCPSFIKRLYNFSSSSGVDPTLDPTYAVHLQQQCPTEESNTEVPMDPPSELGFDNSYYQGILRNRGLFTSDQTLVSTPAAAAQVKLFARNSAVFKSRFAAAMVRMGSIGVLTGSNGEIRSNCRAPTESN, from the exons ATGGCTCTCTGCAGCCTGACGAGAGCTTCTGCAGCATCTAAGCTCCGAGTTGGGTTCTACGCCCAAACCTGCCCTAGGGCCGAAGCCCTCGTCAGGGAAGCCTTCGATGACGCTGTCAGGAAGACTGACGATATCGGCGCAGACCTTCTAAGGATGCATTTCCACGACTGTTTTGTCAGA GGGTGCGATGGATCGATTCTCATAGCTTCGGCGAACGGGAACACGGCGGAGAAGGACGCGGACATCAACCAAACCATCGAGGAAGAAGCGTTCCAAGTCGTCGATAATGCAAAGGCCAGCCTGGAAGCTGCCTGCCCCGGCGTCGTCTCCTGCGCCGACATTCTCGCCTACGTTGCCCGAGACAGCGTTGCACAC TATGGAGGAGGTTTCTACGATGTTCCTGCTGGAAGAAGAGACGGGAGGATTTCGTTGGCAACCGATACGTCTGAGAATATCCCTCGTCACAATTTCACACTCGATCAACTCACTCGAGTCTTCGCCAGCAAAGGGTTGACCCAATCCGAGATGATCACCCTCTCAG GAGCACACACCATTGGCATCGTTCACTGCCCTTCCTTCATCAAAAGGCTTTATAACTTCAGCAGCAGCTCGGGAGTCGACCCGACGCTGGACCCGACGTACGCGGTTCACCTGCAGCAGCAATGCCCGACGGAGGAGAGCAACACCGAGGTGCCGATGGACCCGCCGAGCGAGCTCGGGTTCGACAACAGCTACTACCAGGGCATCTTGAGGAACAGGGGGCTCTTCACGTCGGACCAGACGCTGGTGTCCACGCCGGCCGCGGCGGCGCAGGTGAAACTGTTCGCGCGCAACTCGGCCGTCTTCAAGAGTAGATTTGCTGCGGCGATGGTGAGGATGGGCAGCATCGGCGTGCTGACGGGGAGCAACGGAGAGATACGCTCCAACTGCCGAGCGCCAACAGAATCCAATTGA